From one Perognathus longimembris pacificus isolate PPM17 unplaced genomic scaffold, ASM2315922v1 HiC_scaffold_1364, whole genome shotgun sequence genomic stretch:
- the LOC125344509 gene encoding histone H3.3A: MARTKQTARKSTGGKAPRKQLATKAARKSAPSTGGVKKPHRYRPGTVALREIRRYQKSTELLIRKLPFQRLVREIAQDFKTDLRFQSAAIGALQEASEAYLVGLFEDTNLCAIHAKRVTIMPKDIQLARRIRGERA; encoded by the coding sequence ATGGCTCGAACCAAGCAGACTGCTCGTAAATCCACCGGTGGGAAGGCCCCGCGCAAGCAGCTGGCCACCAAGGCTGCCCGGAAAAGCGCGCCCTCTACCGGCGGGGTGAAGAAGCCCCATCGCTACAGGCCCGGCACTGTGGCTCTTCGAGAGATTCGTCGTTACCAGAAATCCACTGAGCTGCTCATCCGGAAGCTGCCTTTCCAGAGGTTGGTGAGAGAGATCGCTCAGGATTTTAAGACAGACCTGAGGTTTCAGAGTGCTGCCATCGGTGCGCTTCAGGAGGCTAGTGAAGCATACCTGGTGGGTTTGTTTGAAGATACCAATCTGTGTGCCATCCACGCCAAGAGAGTCACCATCATGCCCAAAGACATCCAGTTGGCTCGCCGGATACGGGGAGAGAGAGCTTAA